The following proteins are encoded in a genomic region of Candidatus Binataceae bacterium:
- a CDS encoding alpha/beta hydrolase: protein MASEQNKKVIELIKSRPMNPNASIEARRAGMEKISERVAADISCTPVDVGGMRGEWVSAPGADPNRAILYLHGGGYVTGSIVTHRAMVARMSRASGARVLIIDYRLAPEHPYPAAVQDATAAYKWMLAQGLTPRHIAIAGDSAGGGLTIATLLALRDSHQPMPACAVAISPWTDMEGTGESVKTKAAKDPMVSGGNLTDSAKAYYAHHDPKHPLISQIHADFHGLPPLLIQVGEAEILLDDSTRVAERAKAHGVKVELEIWDEMVHVWHVFAKILPEGQQAIDKLGAYVRAQMK, encoded by the coding sequence ATGGCAAGCGAGCAGAACAAAAAGGTAATCGAGCTGATCAAGTCGCGGCCGATGAACCCCAACGCCTCGATCGAAGCGCGGCGCGCCGGCATGGAGAAAATATCGGAGCGCGTCGCGGCCGATATTTCCTGCACGCCGGTCGATGTCGGCGGAATGCGCGGCGAATGGGTTTCAGCGCCGGGCGCAGATCCGAACCGCGCGATTCTTTACCTGCATGGCGGTGGCTACGTGACCGGCTCAATCGTGACCCATCGCGCGATGGTGGCGCGGATGTCGCGGGCCTCGGGAGCGCGCGTGCTTATCATCGACTATCGCCTCGCGCCGGAGCATCCGTATCCGGCCGCCGTTCAGGATGCGACTGCGGCGTACAAATGGATGCTGGCGCAAGGGCTGACGCCGAGGCATATCGCGATCGCGGGAGATTCGGCGGGCGGCGGACTCACGATCGCGACCTTGCTCGCACTGCGCGATTCGCATCAGCCGATGCCGGCCTGCGCCGTCGCGATTTCACCGTGGACCGATATGGAAGGCACGGGGGAATCGGTGAAGACCAAGGCCGCAAAGGATCCGATGGTTTCGGGCGGCAATCTGACCGACTCAGCCAAGGCGTACTATGCGCATCACGATCCGAAGCATCCGCTGATCTCTCAGATTCACGCCGATTTTCACGGACTGCCGCCGTTGCTGATCCAGGTCGGCGAAGCGGAGATCCTGCTCGACGACTCAACCCGCGTCGCCGAGCGCGCCAAGGCGCACGGCGTCAAAGTCGAACTCGAAATCTGGGACGAGATGGTCCACGTCTGGCACGTCTTCGCCAAGATTCTCCCCGAGGGCCAGCAAGCAATCGACAAGCTCGGCGCATATGTCCGCGCGCAGATGAAATAG
- a CDS encoding MmcQ/YjbR family DNA-binding protein: MKKPRTDPLERVRKIALALPNVFEKEAWGEATFRAPGGMFAMYSNNHHNDGKIAITCKAPLGYQAEMVRIAPERFYVPPYVGVSGWVGLRLDVDVDWDEVASVIEQAYKMCAERSKPRRTPRNPS; encoded by the coding sequence ATGAAGAAGCCGCGCACCGATCCGCTCGAGCGCGTGCGCAAGATCGCTCTCGCGCTGCCTAACGTCTTCGAGAAAGAGGCGTGGGGTGAGGCGACTTTCCGCGCGCCGGGCGGGATGTTCGCGATGTACTCGAACAACCATCATAACGACGGCAAGATCGCGATCACGTGCAAGGCGCCGCTCGGCTACCAGGCGGAGATGGTGCGGATCGCGCCCGAGCGCTTCTACGTTCCGCCTTACGTCGGCGTCAGCGGATGGGTCGGGTTGCGGCTCGACGTAGATGTCGATTGGGACGAAGTCGCGAGCGTTATCGAGCAGGCCTATAAAATGTGCGCGGAGAGATCGAAACCTCGCCGCACGCCGCGCAATCCAAGCTAG
- a CDS encoding amidase: protein MATNDIAMLDAVALADAIKSRHVSCVAVMNAYLDRIERLNPVVNAIVSMRDREALVAEASERDAQLARGEYLGWMHGFPHAVKDLEPVAGIRTTLGSPLFRNFIPKTDSIMVERIRRAGSIIIGKTNVPEFGLGSQTYNPIFGTTLNGYDQSRTSGGSSGGAAVAIALRMAPVADGSDHGGSLRNPAAFNNVFGFRTAFGRVPSDASEVFMPALSVHGPMARNPRDLAMLLSVIAGHDSRVPLSIREDPAQFAAPLERDFKGPRIAWSRDFKGYLPFEPGVIDLCERALKAFEDLGCIVEEAAPDFPIEEVWRNWLKLRAWQVAALLHGAYRDPARRELLKPEAQWEIESALKITALDIADASAVRSHWYQAVRAMFEKYDFWILPAGQVFPFDAKMHWPKEINGRAMDTYHRWMEVMIPVTMSGCPSLAAPAGFSTAGLPMGIQIVGPNHSEFACLQLAHAYDQATEWVTKYPPPIATK, encoded by the coding sequence ATGGCGACGAACGACATAGCGATGCTCGACGCAGTGGCGCTGGCGGACGCAATCAAATCGCGGCACGTGTCATGCGTCGCGGTGATGAACGCGTACCTCGATCGCATCGAGCGGCTGAATCCTGTCGTCAACGCGATCGTTTCGATGCGCGATCGCGAGGCGCTCGTTGCAGAGGCGAGCGAGCGCGACGCGCAGCTCGCACGCGGTGAGTATCTCGGCTGGATGCATGGGTTTCCGCACGCAGTGAAGGACCTGGAGCCCGTCGCCGGAATTCGCACCACACTCGGCTCGCCGCTGTTTCGCAATTTCATTCCAAAGACCGACTCGATCATGGTCGAGCGTATTCGGCGCGCCGGCTCGATCATTATCGGCAAGACCAACGTTCCCGAGTTCGGTCTCGGCTCGCAGACTTACAATCCGATCTTCGGCACGACGCTCAACGGGTACGATCAATCGCGAACCAGCGGCGGCAGCAGCGGCGGTGCCGCGGTCGCGATCGCGCTCAGGATGGCTCCTGTGGCGGACGGCAGCGATCACGGCGGCTCGCTACGCAATCCGGCTGCGTTCAACAACGTCTTCGGATTTCGCACCGCGTTCGGCCGCGTGCCGTCCGACGCGAGCGAAGTTTTCATGCCCGCGCTCTCGGTGCACGGACCGATGGCGCGCAACCCGCGCGATCTGGCGATGCTGCTGTCGGTGATCGCCGGTCACGACTCGCGCGTGCCGCTTTCGATTCGGGAAGATCCCGCGCAATTCGCTGCGCCGCTCGAGCGCGACTTTAAGGGCCCGCGTATCGCGTGGAGCCGCGATTTCAAAGGCTACCTGCCGTTCGAGCCCGGCGTGATCGATCTATGCGAACGCGCGCTGAAAGCATTCGAAGATCTCGGATGTATCGTCGAAGAGGCGGCGCCCGACTTTCCGATCGAAGAGGTCTGGCGCAACTGGCTTAAGCTCCGCGCCTGGCAGGTGGCCGCATTGCTGCACGGCGCGTATCGCGATCCGGCGCGGCGCGAACTACTCAAGCCCGAAGCGCAATGGGAAATCGAAAGCGCGCTCAAGATCACCGCGCTCGATATCGCCGACGCGTCGGCAGTGCGCAGCCACTGGTACCAGGCGGTGCGCGCGATGTTCGAGAAATACGATTTCTGGATCCTGCCGGCAGGCCAGGTTTTCCCATTCGACGCGAAAATGCACTGGCCCAAGGAAATCAACGGCCGCGCGATGGACACCTATCATCGCTGGATGGAAGTGATGATCCCCGTCACGATGTCCGGCTGCCCATCATTAGCGGCCCCCGCCGGATTCAGCACCGCCGGCTTGCCAATGGGCATACAAATCGTCGGCCCCAATCACTCCGAATTTGCCTGTCTTCAACTTGCGCACGCCTACGACCAAGCCACGGAATGGGTAACTAAATATCCACCGCCAATAGCTACTAAGTAA
- a CDS encoding LLM class F420-dependent oxidoreductase, with translation MKIGAFSLSLAMAKGNKLSAAFAMNAERLGYSTLWVPEHVVLLDKYSSKYPYSTDGVLPAPTNAPIPDPFIALCAMAAVTEKIRLATGICLVPEHNPVVLAKVIASLDWLSDGRVALGVGIGWLEEEFVAIGIPWERRAQRTRECIEAMQKLWGDDVSSYKGEFVSFEGVRSYPKPVSGAKLPIIFGGESTPALRRVAEYGTGWFGFNLLPDEAAAKIKKLEDLLRANGRKLSDVELIVSPSGKPITPDDLKRYRDAGVSEVVITTLGLPRTPEQAKEILEKGAKNWLEPASKL, from the coding sequence ATGAAGATCGGAGCATTCTCACTGTCACTCGCAATGGCCAAAGGCAACAAGCTTTCGGCCGCCTTCGCCATGAACGCCGAGCGCCTCGGATACTCGACGCTGTGGGTGCCGGAGCATGTCGTGCTGCTCGACAAATACTCGTCGAAATATCCCTACAGCACCGACGGCGTCTTGCCCGCGCCGACCAACGCGCCGATTCCCGATCCTTTCATTGCTCTGTGCGCGATGGCCGCCGTCACGGAGAAAATCCGGCTCGCGACCGGAATCTGTCTGGTGCCCGAGCACAATCCTGTCGTGCTCGCGAAGGTCATCGCGTCGCTCGACTGGCTGAGCGACGGACGGGTTGCGCTGGGCGTCGGCATCGGATGGCTCGAAGAGGAATTCGTCGCGATAGGTATCCCGTGGGAGCGGCGCGCGCAGCGCACGCGCGAGTGTATTGAGGCGATGCAGAAGCTGTGGGGCGACGATGTCAGTTCATACAAGGGCGAGTTCGTGAGCTTCGAAGGCGTCCGCTCGTATCCGAAACCAGTAAGCGGCGCGAAGCTGCCGATCATATTCGGCGGCGAAAGCACGCCCGCACTCAGGCGCGTCGCCGAGTACGGCACCGGATGGTTCGGCTTCAATCTCCTGCCCGATGAAGCCGCGGCGAAAATCAAGAAGCTCGAAGATCTGCTCCGCGCCAACGGCCGCAAGCTCTCGGACGTTGAGCTGATCGTGTCGCCCAGCGGCAAGCCGATCACGCCCGACGACCTGAAGCGCTACCGCGACGCCGGCGTCTCCGAGGTCGTGATCACAACGCTCGGCCTGCCGCGCACGCCGGAGCAAGCCAAGGAAATCCTCGAAAAAGGCGCAAAGAACTGGCTCGAACCCGCGTCGAAGCTTTGA
- a CDS encoding LLM class flavin-dependent oxidoreductase has product MKVGYFTERPVRWVPEEVILKNGAHFAVSNSYFDREKAADDYNYWIDEYLYGEELGYDILALNEHHGNPFCMGSVMNVEAGILARLTKKPRILLIGNPLPVIKHPLRMAEELAEIDLISRGRLITGWVRGAGSEQFFNNANPAYNREYFEEAHDFIVQAWTRPGPWRYEGKHFHYRHVNPWALPYQKPHPPMWIPGVISPETVKWCAEHAYPYFGLGTSLGPTCDLWEYYADIAQQHGYQAGPENFGYVIPTFCAETEERAQELGKGFLYGGGQNSFARVEHTLPPGYNSKDAIRRLAKQPQGSWLGVSGDKMRQHTEETKDTKIDIAEIHRKLEPGYKRAQENLQFVIGNPQNVTKKLKTIMSVLRPGAVVLFSVQGPVSNEDRQTSMRLIAQEVMPALKEHASQIDLVDALERHPGQSKIQSGAKRVPVSDKGPLKEIGLA; this is encoded by the coding sequence ATGAAAGTTGGATATTTCACCGAACGCCCCGTCCGCTGGGTCCCCGAGGAAGTCATCCTCAAAAACGGCGCGCATTTCGCGGTCTCGAATAGCTACTTCGATCGCGAAAAGGCCGCCGACGATTACAACTACTGGATCGACGAATATCTTTACGGCGAGGAACTCGGCTACGACATCCTCGCGCTCAATGAGCATCACGGCAATCCCTTCTGCATGGGCAGCGTAATGAACGTCGAGGCCGGAATCCTGGCGCGCCTGACCAAGAAGCCGCGCATCCTGCTGATCGGAAATCCTCTGCCGGTTATCAAGCATCCGCTCAGGATGGCTGAAGAGCTTGCCGAGATCGATCTGATCTCGCGCGGACGCCTCATCACCGGATGGGTGCGCGGGGCGGGCAGCGAGCAGTTCTTCAACAACGCCAATCCCGCTTACAATCGCGAGTACTTCGAAGAGGCGCACGATTTTATCGTGCAGGCATGGACCAGGCCCGGGCCGTGGCGCTACGAGGGCAAGCATTTTCACTATCGCCACGTGAATCCTTGGGCGCTGCCATATCAGAAGCCGCATCCGCCGATGTGGATACCCGGCGTAATCAGCCCTGAGACAGTGAAGTGGTGCGCTGAGCACGCTTATCCGTACTTCGGCCTTGGCACTTCGCTCGGTCCGACCTGCGACTTGTGGGAGTACTACGCCGATATCGCGCAGCAACACGGCTACCAGGCCGGGCCCGAAAATTTCGGCTATGTAATCCCCACGTTCTGCGCCGAGACCGAGGAGCGCGCGCAGGAACTGGGCAAGGGATTCCTCTACGGCGGCGGGCAGAACAGCTTCGCCCGCGTCGAGCACACGCTGCCGCCAGGATACAACTCGAAGGACGCGATTCGCCGGCTTGCCAAGCAGCCGCAGGGAAGTTGGCTAGGAGTTAGCGGCGACAAGATGCGCCAGCATACCGAGGAAACCAAAGATACGAAGATCGATATCGCGGAAATCCACCGGAAGCTCGAGCCCGGCTACAAGCGCGCCCAGGAAAACCTGCAATTCGTCATCGGCAATCCGCAGAACGTGACCAAGAAGCTCAAGACGATCATGAGCGTGCTGCGCCCCGGAGCGGTGGTGCTGTTCAGCGTGCAAGGCCCCGTGAGCAATGAGGATCGCCAGACCAGCATGCGGCTCATCGCGCAGGAAGTGATGCCGGCGCTGAAGGAGCACGCGAGCCAGATCGACCTCGTCGATGCGCTGGAGCGTCATCCGGGCCAGTCGAAGATCCAGTCGGGCGCCAAACGCGTCCCGGTATCAGACAAAGGCCCGCTGAAAGAAATCGGCCTCGCGTAG
- a CDS encoding dienelactone hydrolase family protein codes for MEVRKGSHILINDPSNPAQDSILLSRLLSFCLVATALLVCQRSYAGVEPTAGTFIYDGTPIDEFHCVPADSGQHPAVIMIHSCGKIGFGHEEYRQMCRSLAEHSYYAEFVEYYSKTGAPNCAQFSIDPENNLSAQLPLPSEVYIRTIHAAIDSLQDNPHVDATRIGLLAFGDGVVEALTIGPDRPANVRAIVGYYANVTPRLKAGVIKAKLFPPTLMLRGDGDSRVSGSYSAELEDDIAEHGGEHEVHVYPGAEHGFNFHEARGFDAYASKDAWTRTLAFLDAHLL; via the coding sequence ATGGAAGTGCGAAAAGGCTCGCACATCTTAATTAACGATCCATCAAATCCGGCGCAGGACTCAATCTTGCTCTCACGTCTGCTATCATTCTGTCTTGTAGCAACAGCATTGTTAGTCTGTCAGCGCTCTTACGCAGGAGTAGAGCCCACCGCCGGCACGTTCATTTACGACGGCACGCCAATCGATGAGTTTCATTGTGTACCGGCGGATAGCGGCCAGCATCCGGCTGTTATCATGATCCACTCGTGTGGCAAAATTGGCTTCGGTCACGAAGAGTACCGACAAATGTGCAGATCTTTGGCAGAACATTCCTACTACGCCGAGTTTGTCGAATACTATTCAAAAACCGGCGCCCCGAATTGCGCTCAATTCTCAATCGATCCCGAGAATAATCTTTCCGCCCAATTGCCTCTCCCATCTGAAGTCTATATTCGGACGATCCACGCAGCCATCGATTCGCTGCAGGACAACCCACACGTGGATGCGACTCGTATAGGACTACTGGCCTTTGGAGATGGCGTTGTCGAAGCCTTGACGATAGGACCCGACCGTCCGGCCAATGTGCGTGCAATAGTTGGATACTACGCCAATGTGACGCCTCGCCTTAAAGCGGGCGTCATCAAAGCAAAACTATTTCCACCCACCTTGATGCTTCGTGGTGATGGCGACAGCCGAGTAAGCGGCAGCTACTCCGCCGAACTGGAGGATGACATCGCGGAACACGGCGGGGAACACGAGGTCCATGTATATCCAGGTGCGGAGCACGGGTTTAACTTTCACGAGGCTCGCGGGTTTGATGCTTACGCGTCGAAAGATGCGTGGACGCGAACTCTCGCGTTCCTCGACGCTCATCTACTGTAG
- a CDS encoding YqgE/AlgH family protein, which yields MAPFSSSCSRSYRRRAGFGLLAGALTLLVLLLAPRIAFAEGKPYFLVATPDLPDPVFEESVILILPQAEGSGEEQLVVGLIVNKPTSVEVKQIFPKSGDLKGKAVSAFFGGPVEPSDPSILMRGPDGANAKGSMRLLDDLYLVTDPDAVADLLKKGATGGDLRLIMGRSQWTDDQLHAEIAEGSWYKAPATVEDVFTADPIGVWRDLVKHSQLLEVYVPAPPAAFELLRCAWPVQVPRGGSPAAR from the coding sequence ATGGCGCCGTTTAGTTCCAGTTGCTCACGCTCGTATCGGCGTCGCGCCGGTTTCGGGCTGCTGGCCGGCGCGCTGACGCTGCTCGTTCTGCTACTCGCGCCTAGGATCGCATTCGCAGAAGGAAAACCCTACTTTCTGGTAGCAACTCCCGATCTGCCCGATCCGGTGTTCGAGGAATCCGTAATCCTGATACTGCCGCAGGCTGAAGGCTCGGGCGAAGAGCAGCTCGTCGTCGGGCTCATCGTCAACAAGCCGACGTCGGTGGAGGTGAAGCAGATCTTTCCCAAGTCGGGAGACCTAAAGGGCAAAGCGGTGAGCGCGTTTTTTGGCGGCCCGGTCGAACCCAGCGATCCCTCGATCCTGATGCGTGGCCCGGACGGCGCAAACGCCAAGGGCTCGATGCGCCTGCTGGACGATCTCTATCTCGTGACTGATCCGGACGCGGTCGCGGACCTCTTGAAGAAGGGCGCCACGGGTGGCGACCTGCGCCTGATCATGGGCCGCTCGCAATGGACCGACGATCAGTTGCATGCCGAGATTGCCGAGGGCTCATGGTACAAGGCGCCGGCGACAGTGGAAGATGTCTTCACCGCCGACCCGATCGGAGTGTGGCGCGACCTCGTGAAGCATTCGCAACTGCTCGAGGTCTATGTACCTGCGCCGCCCGCCGCCTTCGAGCTGCTCCGATGCGCCTGGCCGGTTCAGGTGCCGCGCGGCGGAAGTCCCGCGGCGCGATAG
- a CDS encoding alpha/beta hydrolase, with translation MIKTTEENLKAAGQTLTMVKGGTGKPLLIFHDELGYPGWMTWNESFGHEHTLLIPLQPGFGKSPRIDWVRDYRDLAGFYAQVVREMKLDPIDVIGFSAGGYIAAEMAAADPKIFSKMVLVAPMGIKPRQGEIMDIFPITIRTHLLATVADPVNSPEFSRLYGGEMTPEVFEGFEDARAETARIGWEPYMHDPSLPYRLRGIKTPTLIVWGTADRVVPRGCIDAYKEAIGNPQVALIDKAGHRPEIENSNEFERVVRTFLSA, from the coding sequence GTGATCAAAACGACAGAAGAAAATCTTAAGGCGGCCGGACAAACGCTGACGATGGTCAAGGGCGGTACGGGCAAGCCGCTGCTCATTTTCCATGACGAACTCGGCTACCCCGGCTGGATGACGTGGAACGAGAGCTTCGGCCACGAACACACTCTCCTGATTCCGCTGCAGCCAGGCTTCGGCAAGTCACCGCGTATCGATTGGGTGCGCGATTATCGCGACCTGGCCGGCTTCTACGCGCAAGTGGTGCGTGAGATGAAGCTCGACCCGATCGACGTGATCGGATTTTCGGCAGGCGGATATATCGCGGCGGAGATGGCCGCGGCCGACCCGAAGATCTTCTCAAAGATGGTTCTGGTCGCGCCGATGGGTATCAAGCCCAGGCAGGGCGAGATCATGGACATCTTTCCGATTACGATTCGCACGCATCTGCTGGCGACTGTCGCCGATCCGGTCAACAGTCCGGAGTTCTCGCGCCTCTACGGCGGCGAGATGACGCCCGAAGTCTTTGAGGGTTTCGAGGATGCGCGGGCCGAGACCGCGCGCATCGGATGGGAACCTTACATGCACGATCCGAGTCTGCCCTACCGCCTGCGCGGGATTAAGACTCCGACGCTCATCGTGTGGGGCACGGCGGACCGCGTCGTGCCGCGCGGATGTATCGACGCATACAAGGAAGCGATCGGAAATCCGCAAGTCGCCTTGATCGATAAAGCCGGACATCGACCGGAGATTGAAAATTCAAACGAGTTCGAGCGCGTGGTGCGGACCTTTTTGTCCGCCTGA